Proteins encoded by one window of Candidatus Nitrosocosmicus hydrocola:
- a CDS encoding GNAT family N-acetyltransferase, with translation MMNIRRAKPSDKDFVLDFCMNTFEWGDYVYRVWDRWISDPSGLLLVYDSSNFPSTSKSIPLGIIHIVKCLGDILWLEGLRVNKIHRNKGIATALLKYSLNYGINNGIKESSALVSTNNFPSQKMLEKLGFSKFLEYRYYNINLKKYRDDCNVSIKPDLVFSKKLDIKISQFRDIFSIQEYLSNPEISKFCVSKYFDSWRLYDLNTSLSSLSSFVRNKELLIIVNDIDEIVGIAIVKPSGKISFNGMPMIQISYLNCLNLSIFVRVIHLLLMNYCDVNLFNNAHFLLPVFAELEKILSTKSIENSDRFFLYSKFLDTTSNLSSILPANLQ, from the coding sequence ATGATGAATATTCGTAGGGCTAAACCTTCTGATAAGGATTTTGTATTAGATTTTTGTATGAATACCTTTGAATGGGGTGATTATGTCTATAGAGTTTGGGATAGATGGATCAGTGATCCTTCGGGTTTATTACTTGTGTATGATTCCTCAAATTTTCCTTCTACATCAAAATCAATTCCATTGGGAATAATACATATCGTAAAATGTTTAGGGGACATTTTATGGCTCGAAGGATTAAGAGTAAATAAAATACACCGAAACAAAGGGATAGCTACAGCACTATTAAAATATAGTCTCAATTATGGAATCAACAATGGTATCAAGGAATCTAGTGCTTTGGTATCCACGAATAATTTTCCTTCCCAAAAAATGCTGGAAAAATTAGGATTCTCTAAATTTTTAGAGTATCGTTATTATAACATCAATTTAAAAAAATATAGAGATGATTGCAATGTATCTATTAAACCTGATCTAGTATTTTCAAAGAAACTTGATATTAAAATATCTCAATTCAGAGATATATTCTCTATACAAGAGTATCTCTCAAACCCTGAAATATCAAAATTTTGTGTTAGCAAGTATTTCGATTCATGGAGGTTGTATGATCTGAATACCAGTTTATCAAGCTTATCTTCATTTGTGAGAAATAAAGAATTACTAATTATTGTAAATGATATTGATGAGATTGTGGGTATTGCGATAGTAAAACCATCAGGAAAAATTAGTTTTAATGGTATGCCTATGATACAAATCAGTTACCTAAATTGCCTCAATTTATCTATATTCGTAAGAGTTATTCATCTTCTTTTGATGAATTATTGCGATGTTAATCTATTCAATAACGCCCATTTTCTATTGCCTGTTTTTGCTGAATTAGAAAAAATCCTTAGTACTAAATCAATTGAGAATTCGGATCGTTTCTTCCTATATTCTAAATTTTTAGATACTACATCCAACTTGAGTTCGATATTACCAGCCAACCTTCAATAA
- a CDS encoding zf-TFIIB domain-containing protein, producing MVNELTCPNCSTMMRTNQRYGVDIDFCPSCKGVWLDRGEIEKIANASKRYDEDPVYSNERTGNHEGQPREIRRYQSNDYHDENDYNDIKSRNYGYRKKKRGFFNDFFDFD from the coding sequence ATGGTTAACGAACTAACTTGTCCTAATTGTTCAACCATGATGAGAACTAATCAAAGATATGGTGTTGATATAGATTTCTGTCCATCTTGTAAAGGTGTTTGGTTAGACAGAGGTGAAATAGAAAAAATTGCTAATGCTTCTAAAAGATATGATGAGGACCCTGTTTATTCAAATGAACGGACAGGGAATCATGAAGGACAGCCTAGAGAAATACGAAGATATCAATCCAACGACTATCATGATGAGAATGATTATAATGATATCAAGTCTCGTAATTATGGGTATAGAAAGAAAAAACGAGGATTTTTCAATGACTTTTTTGATTTTGATTAA
- a CDS encoding SDR family NAD(P)-dependent oxidoreductase, which translates to MKLDGKVTIITGASGGIGKSAAKKVLEEGSKVVLVSRDRNRLRKTVEEIGRNDNLIYAAADVSHESEVLSVIEQTLAAFDKIDILINCAAIINDPTPFHSMTEDQWTNLINVNLKGTFQPIKAVIPIMMEQKSGNIVNISSLLGIRAIPKVPFSVYGVTKAGIIMLTKSIAVEYGQYNIRCNCIAPSTIRSPIMEPYLQDENAKRMLEGSFPLKRIGEPEDVSNAILFLASEDSKWITGSVMALDGGISAKL; encoded by the coding sequence ATGAAACTGGATGGAAAAGTAACTATAATTACGGGTGCATCTGGAGGTATTGGGAAATCGGCAGCAAAGAAGGTTCTTGAAGAAGGCAGCAAAGTAGTATTAGTTTCGAGAGATAGAAATAGATTAAGAAAAACTGTCGAGGAGATAGGTAGAAATGACAATTTAATATATGCAGCTGCTGACGTTTCTCATGAATCTGAAGTATTGAGTGTTATTGAGCAAACATTAGCTGCATTTGATAAAATAGACATTCTTATAAACTGTGCCGCAATAATCAACGATCCGACACCATTTCATTCGATGACTGAGGATCAATGGACTAATTTGATTAATGTCAATCTGAAGGGTACGTTTCAGCCTATAAAAGCAGTAATTCCTATCATGATGGAACAAAAATCGGGCAATATAGTAAATATATCATCACTGCTAGGAATAAGGGCGATACCGAAGGTACCATTTTCAGTATATGGAGTTACAAAAGCAGGCATCATAATGCTGACAAAAAGTATTGCGGTAGAATATGGTCAATATAATATAAGATGCAATTGTATTGCCCCTTCAACTATTCGGAGTCCTATAATGGAACCATATTTACAAGACGAAAATGCAAAAAGGATGTTAGAAGGATCATTTCCCTTAAAAAGAATCGGAGAGCCCGAGGATGTTTCTAATGCCATTTTATTTTTAGCTTCTGAAGATTCAAAATGGATAACTGGATCAGTAATGGCGCTAGATGGAGGAATATCAGCCAAGTTGTGA
- the fen gene encoding flap endonuclease-1, with protein sequence MGLNLKPLVTSNPIRIPELVGKVVAVDAFNVIYQFLATIRGPTGELLANIHGEPTSHLSGLFYRNINLLCDGVKLVYIFDGKPHELKTKEIERRKKVKEEASEKYNRALEEGRMDDAKKYSQGTSVLTSKMIEESKYLLSLMGIPYVDAMSEGEATAALLSKKELAYSSVSQDYDSILFGAKRLIRNLTISGKRKIPNRSVYVDIVPEIIEHNQVLKINNITHEQLVDIGILIGTDFNPHGFSGIGPKNALKLIQKYEKIENIEKIKEELANTPYKEIREIFLNPKVTSVEDLRIQFRGIEKEKIMKYLCDEKSFSIERVANHIGRLEKNNIKKGESLDKWF encoded by the coding sequence ATGGGTTTGAATTTGAAACCATTGGTTACATCCAATCCTATTAGAATTCCTGAGTTGGTTGGAAAAGTAGTCGCGGTAGACGCCTTTAATGTAATTTATCAATTCCTGGCAACAATCAGAGGTCCCACCGGAGAATTGCTTGCAAATATTCATGGAGAACCTACAAGTCATCTTAGTGGACTTTTTTATAGGAACATAAATTTACTTTGTGACGGAGTTAAATTGGTATATATTTTTGACGGGAAACCACATGAATTGAAAACTAAAGAAATTGAGAGGAGGAAGAAGGTCAAGGAAGAAGCTTCTGAAAAATATAATCGTGCTTTGGAAGAGGGAAGAATGGATGATGCAAAAAAATATAGCCAAGGCACTTCAGTTTTGACCTCCAAAATGATTGAAGAATCAAAGTACTTGCTATCTTTGATGGGAATTCCATATGTCGATGCAATGTCAGAAGGAGAGGCGACGGCAGCATTACTATCCAAGAAGGAATTAGCTTACTCCAGTGTGAGTCAAGATTACGATTCTATATTGTTTGGTGCAAAAAGGCTCATAAGAAATTTGACTATTAGTGGAAAACGAAAGATTCCAAATAGAAGTGTATATGTCGATATTGTACCAGAAATAATAGAACATAATCAAGTTCTAAAAATTAATAACATAACCCATGAACAGCTTGTGGACATTGGAATACTTATTGGTACTGATTTTAATCCGCATGGATTTAGCGGTATTGGTCCTAAAAATGCTCTAAAACTAATTCAAAAGTATGAAAAAATAGAAAACATAGAAAAAATAAAAGAAGAATTAGCAAATACTCCATATAAAGAAATTAGAGAAATTTTTCTGAATCCCAAGGTTACTAGTGTTGAGGATTTAAGGATCCAGTTTAGAGGTATAGAGAAAGAAAAAATTATGAAATATCTTTGCGATGAGAAAAGCTTCTCTATTGAAAGAGTTGCAAATCATATAGGAAGATTAGAAAAGAATAACATAAAAAAGGGTGAATCTCTTGACAAATGGTTTTGA
- a CDS encoding FAD-dependent thymidylate synthase, with protein sequence MKYESFNDHEKKELESHFSNSEDNVFAIITPQQVDRGALMSRYSRTDKTMRRVYIDEFLSNPNRGLEFYNRVLLEYGDDSVAELGAAQCALEWISNISAQKIEDHRIGLSFLEKSSRYVAFDKKINGFYKYYRDKRIMSSNYADNYVKSCDLAFDIYTKNIKSMQQYLKEKIPIDNLLFHNSEMNMDSPFYSLRNSIDIDVANKIYNSSIKAKALDILRNLLPSSTLTNLAITGNGRAFEYLLFKMNSSELDEIKELGNQLYDEMKKYIEPFIRRSRDIHSISNLDYLSKTRESISKILDKSFDQKYHNITANDTSRDLLHENKNTIVNVRLLHHLPNDEAEIRLASFILHEYGMNLSMSELLGYVTNIPIEKRHEIIRAYYEFRENRRHKPGRAFETIDYSFELTTNYGMFRDLHRHRLLTMSRQLLSTKYGFDVPKEITELGIEKDYMDCMYASNDTYKSLANIMPVEAQYVVNFAYNYPYFIKMNLREACHMIELRTTPQGHPDYRNTCQQIYSLIKHVHPVISEGIKFVDMKGYDLERFKSEKNTALKKSRLDSTIKNLFL encoded by the coding sequence ATGAAATACGAAAGTTTTAATGACCATGAAAAAAAAGAACTAGAGTCACATTTTTCTAATTCTGAAGATAATGTATTTGCAATAATTACGCCTCAACAAGTCGATCGTGGTGCTTTGATGTCTAGATATTCTAGAACTGATAAAACAATGAGAAGAGTCTATATCGATGAATTTCTATCGAATCCTAATAGAGGCCTAGAATTTTATAATAGAGTTCTTTTAGAATATGGAGATGATTCTGTAGCTGAGCTTGGTGCTGCTCAATGTGCATTAGAATGGATTTCAAATATATCCGCACAAAAAATAGAAGATCATAGAATCGGTTTATCTTTTTTAGAAAAATCGTCCCGTTATGTAGCATTTGATAAAAAAATTAATGGATTCTATAAATATTATAGGGATAAACGAATCATGTCGTCTAATTATGCTGATAATTATGTAAAGTCTTGTGATCTGGCATTTGATATCTATACTAAAAATATAAAATCTATGCAGCAATATCTTAAAGAAAAAATTCCAATTGACAATTTGTTATTTCATAATTCTGAAATGAATATGGATAGTCCCTTTTATAGTCTACGGAATTCAATAGATATAGATGTTGCAAATAAAATATACAATTCATCTATTAAAGCCAAAGCTTTAGATATATTGAGAAACCTTCTTCCATCCTCGACTCTAACTAATCTTGCAATCACAGGAAATGGAAGAGCCTTTGAATATCTTTTGTTTAAAATGAATTCTTCAGAATTGGATGAAATTAAGGAACTTGGAAATCAATTATATGATGAAATGAAAAAATACATCGAACCATTCATCAGGCGATCTAGGGATATACATAGTATATCAAATTTAGATTATCTGAGTAAAACCCGAGAATCCATTTCAAAAATTTTGGACAAGAGTTTTGATCAAAAATACCATAACATTACTGCAAATGATACTTCACGTGACTTATTACATGAGAACAAAAATACAATTGTAAATGTTAGATTGCTACATCATCTGCCTAACGATGAAGCAGAAATCAGATTGGCTTCCTTTATATTGCATGAGTATGGCATGAATCTCTCTATGTCTGAGCTGTTAGGATATGTTACCAATATTCCTATTGAAAAACGTCACGAAATTATTCGCGCTTATTATGAGTTCAGAGAAAATAGACGCCACAAACCAGGAAGGGCTTTTGAGACCATAGACTATTCTTTTGAATTAACAACAAACTATGGAATGTTTCGGGATCTTCATAGGCATAGGCTTTTGACTATGAGCAGGCAATTATTATCAACAAAATATGGTTTTGATGTTCCCAAAGAAATAACTGAATTAGGAATAGAAAAGGACTATATGGATTGTATGTATGCCAGTAATGATACTTACAAGTCATTAGCCAATATTATGCCAGTAGAAGCACAATATGTTGTTAATTTTGCCTATAATTATCCATATTTTATAAAAATGAACCTTCGTGAAGCATGCCATATGATTGAGCTACGTACGACTCCTCAAGGTCATCCTGATTATAGAAATACATGCCAACAAATATACTCATTGATAAAACATGTCCATCCCGTGATATCTGAAGGTATCAAATTTGTGGATATGAAAGGCTATGATTTAGAAAGATTCAAATCAGAAAAAAATACTGCATTAAAAAAATCAAGGCTGGATTCAACAATCAAGAACCTGTTTTTATGA
- a CDS encoding CdvA-like protein, protein MNFFSHSEHYTSLIIKYMSELKLEFVSKKVKDMYGTFIGKVIGIITDIEGSIESVSVDCGSSGIKNLPYEQLLVQGDYVIFIPRWRLDAQKLLREKSLTLKRIKALQEIVADNDSMKDDAELIYLKYEKRLDDLGENTREIVERLNQRISEIDMESKRIKSVLFDAKLQYKSNEITEDIYQQITMHTNELIEHVNLEKTEVNNIINKLTQQTVDNTVTTNNNDQLTVQNDDKEEVIEYKIQKTNQESEQTMDYDHGLQQDQQREIEADMETTDESSNEVTNYVEASIENTSDNQESTHIMATNN, encoded by the coding sequence ATGAATTTTTTTTCACACAGCGAGCATTATACTAGTCTAATAATAAAATACATGAGCGAATTAAAGCTCGAATTTGTCAGTAAAAAAGTTAAAGACATGTATGGAACGTTCATAGGAAAGGTTATAGGGATTATTACAGATATAGAGGGATCTATTGAGTCAGTTAGCGTAGATTGTGGGTCGAGTGGGATAAAAAATTTACCGTATGAACAACTATTGGTTCAAGGGGATTACGTTATTTTCATACCCCGATGGAGATTGGATGCACAAAAGCTATTGAGAGAAAAATCTTTGACATTGAAAAGGATTAAGGCATTGCAAGAAATCGTAGCTGATAATGACAGTATGAAAGATGATGCAGAACTGATATACTTAAAATACGAAAAAAGGTTGGATGATTTAGGCGAAAATACAAGAGAAATCGTAGAGAGATTGAATCAAAGAATATCAGAAATTGACATGGAATCCAAGAGAATAAAGTCGGTTCTTTTCGACGCAAAGTTACAGTATAAGAGTAACGAAATAACTGAGGATATATATCAACAAATAACCATGCATACGAATGAATTAATAGAACATGTAAATTTAGAAAAAACGGAAGTTAACAATATTATTAATAAGCTAACTCAACAAACAGTTGACAATACAGTTACCACCAATAATAATGATCAATTGACTGTTCAGAATGACGACAAAGAAGAAGTAATCGAGTACAAGATTCAAAAGACAAATCAAGAATCTGAACAGACAATGGATTATGATCACGGTCTACAACAAGACCAACAAAGAGAGATAGAGGCAGACATGGAAACAACCGACGAATCCAGTAATGAAGTTACTAACTATGTTGAAGCTTCGATAGAAAATACATCAGATAACCAGGAATCTACACATATAATGGCTACCAATAATTGA
- a CDS encoding winged helix-turn-helix domain-containing protein, whose product MKYRSRTEIVAMILDAANGGATKTKIMYKAFLSYAQLREYLSVLIENNLIEYVEGSQTYKTTEKGLNFLKMHNEIGELLSSTTPK is encoded by the coding sequence GTGAAATATAGAAGTAGAACTGAAATCGTGGCCATGATTCTTGATGCAGCCAATGGCGGTGCTACCAAAACAAAAATAATGTATAAAGCTTTTTTGAGCTATGCACAATTACGAGAATATTTATCGGTATTAATTGAAAATAATCTAATTGAGTATGTTGAAGGCTCTCAAACTTATAAAACAACAGAAAAAGGCTTGAACTTTCTAAAGATGCATAATGAAATTGGGGAATTGTTAAGTTCAACAACTCCAAAGTAA
- the acs gene encoding acetate--CoA ligase, translating into MNDPQISKDRNPEIISLEGIRIKQIKDEAQLDPNQFWSDCAKNLVWFKEWQQVLDWKYPFAKWFCDGKLNAAYNCLDKHLATDKKNQAAIIWEGEDGESVTITFNQLFRRVNQLANAFKKMGIKKGDRITIYLPMIPELPISMLACARIGAIHSVIFSGFSSQSIIDRVNDAKSKIIVTADGGYRRGKIVPLKRIVDDAVKHTSSIEKVVVVKRTHEKIIMGENDVWYENAVNRESSFCPSEWMESNDPLFILYTSGTTGKPKGVVHGSGGYLTHLYNSAKWVFNFNATDIFFCTADIGWVTGHSYVVYAPLMHGVTEILYEGAPDFPNPDQYWKIVEKHGATILYTTPTALRSYMRYGNEIPNSYDLSSLRLLGTVGEPINPEVWKWYFKVIGKNKCPIIDTWWQTETGGIMISMCPGIENIKMKPGSGTFALPGIEVEIVDDKGIKIEDGKRGYLTIKKPWPGMLISLWNNDERYKKTYWERVDNSFFAGDFAYQDNDKYIWILGRADDILKVSGHRLGTIELESAFVSHPSIAEAAVTSKSDEIKGETIIAFLVLRKGMESSQNLNIEVNEHIRRTIGPIASAEKIYFVDKLPKTRSGKIMRRLLKSIVNKETIGDISTLEDEASIEEITHELDAINKQL; encoded by the coding sequence ATGAATGATCCTCAGATTAGCAAGGATAGAAACCCGGAAATCATTTCCTTAGAAGGAATTAGGATAAAACAAATAAAAGATGAAGCTCAACTAGATCCAAATCAATTCTGGTCAGATTGTGCAAAAAACTTGGTATGGTTTAAAGAATGGCAACAAGTATTAGATTGGAAATATCCTTTTGCTAAATGGTTTTGTGATGGAAAACTAAATGCGGCCTATAACTGTCTAGACAAACATTTGGCCACCGATAAGAAAAACCAAGCAGCGATTATTTGGGAAGGCGAAGACGGGGAATCAGTTACTATCACGTTTAACCAATTGTTTCGCAGAGTAAATCAATTGGCCAATGCATTCAAAAAGATGGGCATTAAAAAGGGAGATAGAATTACAATATATCTTCCAATGATACCCGAATTACCGATATCGATGCTCGCTTGCGCAAGAATCGGAGCCATTCATTCGGTCATTTTTTCGGGATTTAGCTCTCAATCAATTATAGATAGAGTAAATGATGCAAAGTCTAAAATAATAGTTACGGCAGACGGCGGATATAGAAGAGGAAAAATAGTACCATTAAAAAGAATAGTTGATGATGCTGTAAAACATACTTCCTCAATTGAGAAGGTGGTAGTTGTTAAAAGAACTCATGAGAAAATAATTATGGGAGAGAATGATGTTTGGTATGAAAACGCTGTAAATAGAGAATCAAGTTTTTGTCCATCAGAATGGATGGAAAGTAATGATCCTTTATTTATCTTGTATACCTCAGGAACTACTGGCAAACCTAAAGGAGTAGTACATGGGAGTGGCGGATATTTAACCCATTTATATAATTCTGCAAAATGGGTATTCAATTTTAATGCAACCGATATTTTCTTCTGTACAGCAGATATAGGTTGGGTAACCGGACATAGTTATGTTGTGTACGCTCCATTGATGCATGGAGTAACAGAAATTCTTTATGAGGGTGCACCAGATTTTCCTAATCCAGATCAATATTGGAAAATAGTTGAAAAACATGGTGCAACCATATTGTACACTACTCCAACAGCACTGAGATCCTATATGAGATACGGAAATGAAATACCCAATTCTTATGACTTATCTAGTTTGCGACTACTAGGTACTGTAGGAGAACCAATTAATCCTGAAGTTTGGAAATGGTATTTCAAAGTAATCGGAAAAAATAAGTGTCCAATAATAGATACATGGTGGCAAACTGAAACAGGTGGAATCATGATAAGTATGTGTCCAGGGATTGAAAACATAAAAATGAAACCTGGTTCAGGAACATTTGCATTACCAGGGATTGAAGTAGAAATAGTCGACGATAAAGGCATAAAGATAGAAGATGGTAAAAGAGGATATTTAACCATTAAGAAACCATGGCCCGGAATGCTTATTTCACTATGGAACAACGATGAAAGATACAAGAAAACTTATTGGGAAAGGGTGGATAATAGTTTCTTTGCGGGCGATTTTGCTTATCAAGATAATGACAAATACATATGGATATTAGGAAGAGCAGATGATATTTTAAAGGTCTCTGGTCATAGATTGGGAACTATAGAGTTAGAAAGTGCATTTGTATCTCATCCGTCAATCGCCGAAGCTGCTGTTACCAGTAAAAGCGATGAAATTAAGGGTGAAACTATCATAGCATTCTTGGTATTAAGGAAAGGAATGGAATCATCACAAAATTTAAACATAGAAGTAAATGAACATATTAGGCGTACAATAGGACCTATTGCATCAGCTGAAAAGATATACTTTGTAGATAAGTTACCAAAGACGCGAAGTGGTAAAATAATGAGGAGGCTTTTGAAATCCATTGTAAACAAAGAAACTATTGGTGACATCTCAACACTTGAGGATGAAGCATCTATCGAAGAGATAACTCATGAATTAGATGCGATTAATAAACAACTATAA
- a CDS encoding DUF192 domain-containing protein → MVKKITLLIPVIISAFIIGILGIVFIPSDITNKDIDFSKGTIKIDEKLLTIETADTDFDRQRWLTFRDEKLSLDSGLLLIYDKPDLYAMWLLNIRYPLDLIWFDQEGNVVYTKENAQPCDTILDSSECTFKNTKPAKFVLAGMSGFIQYHNISGSSKLEIISV, encoded by the coding sequence ATGGTAAAAAAAATAACTCTTCTTATTCCGGTAATTATCTCGGCATTTATCATAGGAATATTAGGAATAGTGTTTATTCCATCAGATATCACAAATAAGGACATTGATTTTTCGAAAGGAACGATAAAAATTGATGAAAAACTCTTGACAATTGAAACTGCTGATACAGACTTCGATCGACAAAGATGGTTAACCTTTAGAGACGAAAAATTAAGCCTTGATTCTGGATTGCTACTGATTTATGATAAACCAGATTTATATGCTATGTGGCTACTAAATATTAGATATCCTTTAGATTTAATATGGTTTGATCAAGAGGGTAATGTTGTTTATACCAAGGAAAATGCCCAACCTTGTGATACTATTCTTGATTCATCAGAATGTACATTCAAAAATACTAAACCTGCTAAATTTGTATTGGCTGGTATGTCAGGATTCATTCAGTACCACAATATTTCCGGATCTTCAAAATTAGAAATAATTTCTGTCTAA
- the cbiE gene encoding precorrin-6y C5,15-methyltransferase (decarboxylating) subunit CbiE: MTKKLYVVGVGPGSKEYLTNYSIDIIKKSRFIVGYKYTLNTIRHLLDSSYHQIFEITMKNQEDVYLDVYNNLMNENDICTVPFTGDANFSESEVVDRLLNLFGDNNVEIISGISSVQIASAKSRIPLDKANIITFHVTGDIEEKKIDLIKSIVDKKSVILVPRPWPSDPSKNFMPAEISSFIKEKGVDTSKVDVWVFENLTNNEKETVYKGKLDSLINKNFSDLSIMVIDQNKRQTYLDF, from the coding sequence TTGACAAAAAAATTATATGTTGTAGGTGTGGGTCCAGGATCAAAAGAATATCTAACCAATTATTCTATTGATATAATCAAAAAATCTAGATTCATTGTAGGATATAAATACACCCTTAATACCATAAGACATCTTCTAGATAGTTCTTATCATCAAATATTTGAAATAACGATGAAGAATCAAGAGGACGTATATTTAGATGTGTACAATAATTTGATGAATGAGAATGATATATGCACTGTCCCTTTTACAGGCGATGCAAATTTCTCTGAATCAGAGGTCGTTGATAGACTTTTAAACTTGTTCGGTGATAATAATGTCGAAATAATCTCCGGTATTAGTTCAGTACAAATAGCATCGGCAAAATCTCGAATTCCATTGGACAAAGCCAATATCATTACTTTTCATGTAACCGGTGATATTGAAGAGAAAAAAATTGATCTAATAAAATCAATTGTCGATAAAAAAAGTGTAATTTTAGTACCCAGACCATGGCCATCCGATCCATCAAAAAACTTTATGCCCGCTGAAATCTCATCCTTTATCAAAGAAAAAGGAGTTGATACATCGAAAGTAGATGTATGGGTGTTTGAAAATCTAACAAATAATGAAAAAGAAACAGTATATAAAGGAAAATTGGATTCACTGATAAATAAAAACTTTAGCGACCTTTCAATAATGGTTATAGATCAGAATAAAAGACAAACTTACCTGGATTTCTAA
- a CDS encoding NADH-quinone oxidoreductase subunit I, translating into MPVAILPDVSEQHCIGCALCVEICTALGPDVLRVKPVEGWKRGKAFVFYPERCISDGACIGVCPTKAIFWMRPMEYTPGQPIPLKKNAIFMKGWEEG; encoded by the coding sequence ATGCCAGTAGCAATACTTCCAGATGTTAGTGAACAGCATTGTATTGGGTGTGCTTTATGTGTAGAAATTTGTACAGCTCTTGGTCCAGATGTATTAAGAGTGAAACCTGTAGAAGGTTGGAAAAGAGGTAAAGCATTTGTCTTTTATCCAGAGAGATGTATTTCTGATGGTGCTTGTATTGGTGTTTGTCCAACGAAAGCAATTTTCTGGATGAGACCAATGGAATATACACCAGGACAACCAATCCCATTAAAGAAAAACGCCATATTTATGAAAGGCTGGGAAGAGGGCTAA
- a CDS encoding stage II sporulation protein M, which translates to MLISIKKRLLLLFVAILFFLGIFFVGFSFKMDESFSKELSKNFINQIKDIDEFGIFFNNLKIALVMFIPVIGIIMGTISGFSTGLVFNSIMDVSSPTSYSNPLIIFLTPFGILELLSYGLAISRGGILFFELIKKKFTKKSLIYLLVEVALVGIMLFTGAIIEWVMIENIPRKV; encoded by the coding sequence ATGCTAATCTCGATTAAAAAGAGGCTTTTGCTTCTCTTTGTTGCCATACTCTTCTTTTTAGGTATTTTCTTTGTTGGTTTTTCCTTTAAAATGGATGAATCATTTTCCAAGGAGTTATCGAAAAATTTTATTAATCAAATTAAAGATATTGATGAATTTGGTATTTTTTTTAACAATCTAAAAATCGCATTGGTGATGTTTATTCCTGTAATCGGTATTATAATGGGAACTATTTCTGGTTTTTCAACTGGTCTGGTATTTAATTCAATAATGGACGTGTCTAGTCCTACTTCCTATTCTAATCCTTTGATAATTTTTTTGACACCATTTGGTATTTTGGAACTTTTATCCTATGGTTTAGCAATATCTAGAGGCGGGATTTTGTTCTTCGAACTTATAAAAAAGAAATTTACAAAAAAATCTTTGATATACCTATTAGTAGAAGTCGCATTAGTTGGTATAATGCTTTTCACTGGTGCAATTATAGAATGGGTGATGATCGAAAATATTCCAAGAAAGGTATAG